One Halobacterium wangiae genomic window, TGTGCGTTGCTACGCTGGGTACGGGTCCTCGCCGTTCGAGTCCGAGTCGCTGACCTTCTGGATGCGTTCGATGCCGTCGATCTCCTTGATGACGTTCGCGACCGTCCCCGGAACCAGGCTCTCCCAGTCGTCGTCCTCGGCCATCCGGCGGCGTATCTCCGTGCCTTCGAGGACCCCTCTGTCGAACATCGGCGACTGACGGACCTCGATGCCGGCCTCGTTGAACAGGCGGATGACCAGCGGGTTGTTCGAGTACGCCACGTCGAAGCGCGGACTCATCGACTGGACGTGGCTCACCCACACCGCGTTCCGGTCCAGGTCCTCGATGGGGACGGCGTACGTCACGAGGTCGAAGTCGACGAGGGACTTCGTGATCATCATGATGCGTTCGCCCGCGGTGAACGGGTTCCGGACGGTGTGGGAGTCGCCCGCGCTGCCGATGCCGACGACGAGTTCGTCGACCTCCGTTGCGATCTGCTCGACGACGCGGTGGTGGCCGTTGTGGTACGGCTGGAAACGTCCGATGTAGAACCCGCGAGTCATTCCTCGAGTTGACACACCACCGCTGCGACCATAAGAATGGCGAGTCCGACAGGGTTCGAGACGCGACACCCCTCTTCGCTCCAGAATCCGGAACCGCGTTATAGGGGCTGAAAGCGGAGAATACGGCCGACTCGCGGCTTCGCCGAGGGAGAAAGTATATCAGTCGCCCTCCCGTGTTTTCGACTGTCGAGATCACTTCAATGAGTAACGAATCGAGCAAGGACACGCCGCTCCACGACGACGGCCACTCCGAGGAGCCT contains:
- a CDS encoding nicotinamide-nucleotide adenylyltransferase: MTRGFYIGRFQPYHNGHHRVVEQIATEVDELVVGIGSAGDSHTVRNPFTAGERIMMITKSLVDFDLVTYAVPIEDLDRNAVWVSHVQSMSPRFDVAYSNNPLVIRLFNEAGIEVRQSPMFDRGVLEGTEIRRRMAEDDDWESLVPGTVANVIKEIDGIERIQKVSDSDSNGEDPYPA